A single genomic interval of Adhaeribacter pallidiroseus harbors:
- a CDS encoding sulfite exporter TauE/SafE family protein yields the protein MSETEKPAKQGRKLLRYAGWALFLAVGLFLLSQVPVRHSATIYDLLAQNITSEFFLYMLGGFIAQMVDGALGMAYGLTSTTFLLSVGISPAAASASVHASEVFTSGASGLMHLKLKNVNRKLFTSLLIPGVIGAGLGAYILSELESYNHIMKPLVAGYTLVLGVLIIIKAFKPNRKKLKEKLIPPLAVFGGFMDSVGGGGWGPIVSSTLIAGGHPPRFTIGSVNLAEFFIALASSLTFFTMIGIHHWQIIAGLILGGVIAAPIAANLSKNLPVKGLMILVGVLVILVSIRILFLAVGV from the coding sequence ATGAGTGAAACGGAAAAACCAGCAAAGCAAGGTCGTAAATTACTACGCTATGCGGGATGGGCTTTATTTCTGGCAGTTGGTTTATTTCTTTTGAGTCAAGTACCGGTTCGCCATTCCGCTACTATTTACGATTTACTGGCCCAAAATATTACTTCCGAATTTTTTCTGTATATGCTAGGGGGCTTTATCGCCCAGATGGTAGATGGAGCATTGGGTATGGCTTACGGACTTACGTCTACTACTTTTCTGCTTTCGGTGGGTATTTCGCCGGCGGCCGCTAGTGCCAGCGTACACGCTTCCGAAGTTTTTACCAGCGGAGCTTCCGGGCTGATGCATTTAAAATTAAAAAATGTAAACCGCAAGTTGTTTACCTCCTTACTAATTCCGGGAGTAATTGGGGCAGGTTTAGGCGCGTATATTTTATCGGAACTCGAAAGTTATAACCACATTATGAAGCCGTTAGTGGCCGGTTATACCTTAGTTTTAGGGGTTTTAATCATTATTAAAGCCTTTAAACCCAACCGTAAAAAGTTAAAAGAGAAATTAATTCCGCCTTTAGCGGTATTTGGCGGATTTATGGACTCGGTGGGCGGCGGTGGCTGGGGACCGATTGTGTCTTCCACGTTAATTGCAGGTGGTCATCCGCCGCGTTTTACCATTGGCTCCGTTAACTTAGCCGAGTTTTTTATTGCCTTGGCCAGCTCTCTCACCTTTTTTACCATGATCGGTATTCATCATTGGCAAATTATTGCGGGTTTAATTTTAGGCGGCGTTATTGCGGCACCTATTGCGGCTAATTTGTCGAAAAACTTGCCCGTAAAAGGGTTGATGATTTTGGTGGGAGTGCTGGTTATTCTGGTAAGTATCCGGATTTTATTTCTGGCTGTAGGAGTTTGA
- a CDS encoding OsmC family protein has translation MAFTTGKAVWNGGLKNGNGTVSTESGALNTPYTFRTRFENDPNGTNPEELIGAALAACYSMFLSSLLEQAGSPATAINTSAKVTLGSKDGGPFVTRIDVTTEAEVNGLSDSDFQEHAQKAKKGCPISQALGGVPDITLQASLKSA, from the coding sequence ATGGCATTTACAACTGGTAAAGCTGTCTGGAATGGCGGCTTAAAAAATGGCAACGGTACGGTATCTACCGAGAGTGGAGCGTTAAATACTCCCTATACCTTCCGGACTCGTTTCGAGAACGATCCGAATGGGACCAATCCGGAAGAATTAATTGGCGCAGCATTAGCGGCCTGTTATTCGATGTTTTTGAGCAGCCTGCTCGAACAAGCCGGCAGCCCGGCTACGGCTATAAATACTTCAGCCAAAGTAACTTTAGGCAGTAAAGATGGCGGTCCTTTTGTTACCCGGATCGATGTTACTACCGAAGCCGAAGTAAATGGCTTAAGCGACAGTGACTTTCAGGAACACGCTCAAAAAGCGAAAAAAGGCTGCCCTATTTCGCAAGCTTTAGGCGGCGTGCCGGATATTACTTTGCAAGCTTCTTTAAAAAGTGCATAA
- a CDS encoding peroxiredoxin, translating into MALRLGDLAPDFTAETSQGVIHFHEWLGDSWAVFFSHPRDYTPVCTTELGAVARIKDEFDKRNTKVIAVSVDPVDSHAGWIKDINETQDTTVNFPLIADPTKEIANLYDMIHPNASDTATVRTVFVIGPDKKIKLTLTYPASTGRNFAEILRVIDSLQLTANYSVSTPANWENGQDVIIVPAIATEDIPAKFPKGHTIIKPYLRTTPQPNL; encoded by the coding sequence ATGGCTTTACGATTAGGGGATTTAGCTCCCGATTTTACAGCAGAAACGTCGCAAGGCGTTATCCATTTTCATGAGTGGCTAGGCGATAGTTGGGCCGTTTTCTTTTCGCATCCGCGCGATTATACCCCGGTTTGTACCACTGAACTGGGAGCCGTAGCGCGCATTAAAGACGAATTTGATAAGCGCAATACCAAAGTAATTGCCGTTAGTGTAGACCCCGTCGACTCGCACGCCGGTTGGATCAAAGATATTAACGAAACCCAGGATACCACGGTAAATTTCCCACTTATCGCCGACCCAACCAAAGAAATTGCCAACCTGTACGATATGATTCACCCGAACGCCAGCGACACCGCTACCGTGCGAACAGTTTTTGTGATTGGGCCAGATAAAAAGATTAAATTAACTCTAACGTATCCGGCTTCTACCGGTCGCAATTTCGCCGAGATTTTACGGGTTATAGATTCGTTGCAGCTAACGGCCAATTACAGCGTTTCCACGCCGGCTAACTGGGAAAACGGTCAGGATGTTATTATTGTGCCCGCCATTGCAACCGAGGATATTCCGGCCAAATTCCCGAAAGGTCATACCATTATTAAACCTTATCTGCGAACTACGCCGCAGCCAAATTTATAA